The Ascaphus truei isolate aAscTru1 chromosome 14, aAscTru1.hap1, whole genome shotgun sequence genome segment GCAGGGAAGGGGACTGGGAGTACGACACCAGCGTATACACCGCGACCATCGTCAGCGAGGTGAGATGTGCCggactggggggcggggggagtatAATCCTAAATAtatcacacagggagggggggggctgtacaaGGCTTCATCatatggagagagggaggggggggaaatgtatatatatatacatacacatatatgtatgtgtgtatatatatatataggtgcacatatctgtatgtatatattgtgacaaacgcccctcttttgtagcgctgacgtctgtctgggttcttcccgacacagtcttctagggttatttatacaaaaaacaggatcatgcaaagtattatgctgcttaactcaggcttctgcctgctttattttcatccaagtaaggtactgcagctttaacaagtgtagattagaggtactcagatactttcattcagcagttcactcatgtcagtgttacagtatttcccacactgttatttttaagaaataaaaccaaaatcacataaacaaaatcctatcccttttagggatctaactacacttcagaatcagtctctctaacagctgctggccaactaacctggttccccagcttaaaacaatgctctctcatttagggtcactagatacagcacagtcttttagcaacagcaataaccatttgttttgtcttatctgttcatggtgggaactcggtcccaagtgtccaggcaaatcctctagtactgtgatacttggaggggccgtccaccccaaactggattccggggagcagcgatacccccagcctccaggctctaaggagagagagtgaaatgcaaaacctctctgctctaaatacctgtgcatgtgattagaagagcaggtgagggagaactagagccattgtaatctgtggtctggattttccatccagctgcctgagttaataggaagctgtggaacggatcatttttaactattcctgcactttctgacctaaaatggggcagaaagctgcctaacatctttggactatgtcacaatatatatagtcaatgaaaaaatagtttgcactcacggtttctcaaatgaaggcagatgctcgtcccatatagaaacatgtacagggtaaccagggaaatccaggtaacaaagagacagcacaccgcaatataatgaagtaaataaagtgtattaacaacacagggcagccaacgtttcggtcctcagaatTGTGAACCGGACGCCTTAGTATGGGTATTTTAAGGCGTCCTGTTCACAATTCTATatcctctttgataaagcgcggagtgacgcgcgaaacgcgtaagagtgtgttTTTTTCGGCTGCTAAGTGCCAATAAAGTTATTTGACCAGTAAGGAGTCCCGGTCTGCAGCATTTCTTCTCGGGAGCAGATGCAACGCCTGAGTTTTTCTCCTATCCactgtacattgatattataaggaacatttatgAGAATGTCACAACCATTAGACTACATgtagatacaagcaagataaggatcagcgagggagcgcggcagggagccaccgtgtcaccaggaccagcgagggagtgcggcagggagccaccgtgtcaccaggaccaGCGAGGGAgcgtggcagggagacactgtgtcaccaggaccagcgagggagcgcggcagggagccaccgtgtcaccaggaccagcgagggagcgcggcagggagccaccgtgtcaccaggaccaGCGAGGGagcgtggcagggagacaccgtgtcaccaggaccaGCGAGGGagcgtggcagggagacaccgtgtcaccaggaccagcgagggagcgcggcagggagacaccgtgtcaccaggaccaGCGAGGGagcgtggcagggagacaccatgtcaccaggatcagcgagggagcgcggcagggtgacaccatgtcaccaggatcagtgagggagtgtggcagggtgacagcatgtcaccaggatcagtgagggagtgcggcagggagataccgtgtcaccaggaccagcaagggagtgcggcagggagacaccgtgtcaccaggatcagcgagggaatgcggcagggagacaccgtgtcaccaggaccagcgagggagcgcggcagggagacaccgtgtcaccaggaccagtgagggagtgcgacagggagacactgtgtcaccaggaccagcgagggagtgcggcagggagacaccgtgtcaccaggaccagcgagggagcgcggcagggagacactgtgtcaccaggatcaggaagggagtgcggcagggagacgccGTGTCACCAGGACCAGCGAGGGAGTGCAGcatggagacaccgtgtcaccaggatcaggaagggagtgcggcagggagacaccatgtcaccaggatcaacgagggtgtgcggcagggagacagcgtgtcaccaggatcagtaagggagtgcggcagggagacacagtgtcaccaggatcaggaagggagtgcggcagggagataccgtgtcaccaggatcaggaagggagtgcggcagggagacacagtgtcaccaggatcagtaaggctTGTGTTATAGTTGGCGCACGCGTATGCgaatgctcgtgcacgtgacgcatACTTTTTGTGTTTACGGGTccatgctgtgagcgacaggctatGATGCGcacgggtgtgtgtatatatgtgtgtgtgtgtgtgtgtgtgtgtatgtgtgtgtgtatatgtatatgtgtgtgtatgtgtgtatatgtatatatatatatgtgtgtgtgtgtgtatgtgtgtatatgtgtgtgtgtatatgtgtgtgtatatgaatatgtgtgtgtgtgtgtgtgtgtgtgggtgtgtgtgtgtatatgtatatatatatgtgtgtgtgtgtatatgtatatgtgtgtgtttatatgtatgtgtgtgtatatgtatatgtgtgtgtgtgtgtgtgtgtgtgtgtgtgtgtgtgtgtgtgtgtgtgtgtgtgtgtgtgtgtgtgtgtgtgtgtgtgtgtgtgtgtgtgtgtgtgtgtgtgtgtgtgtgtgtgtgtgtgtgtgtgtgtgtgtgtgtatgtatatgtatatgtgtgtgtatagattgtttgaaagttaataatttattagataacatttaaaaaaaaataaaaaacagacgttgtgagaataaataatttattaacattAAGTGCAACTTTGATACactcatgtgaaaaagaaagtacaccttctttgaattgtatggttttacatatcaggacataataacaatcatctgttccttagcaggtcttaaaattaggtaaatacaacctcagatgaaaaacaacacatgacatattacatagttacatagtagatgaggttgaaaaaagacttccgtccatcaagttcaacctatgctaaatttagacaacagatactttatcctatatctatacttattgatccagaggaaggcaaacaaaaaaccccattaaggggaaaaattaattccttcctgactccaagaattggcaatcggattaatccctggatcaacatccttcccatgtatacttatttggtatatccctgtatacctttcccaactaaaaagatgtccaacctttttttgaacaaatctattgtatctgccatcacagtctccatgggtaatgaattccacattttaactgcccttactgtaaagaaccctttcctttgttgctggtgaaatttcctttcctccaaccttaagggatggccccgagtcctttgtactgcccgtgggatgaatagttcttttgaaagctccttgtattgtccctgaatatatttgtatatagttatcatatcccctcttagacgcctcttttctaatgtaaataaatctaatttagcttgcctctcctcataagttagaatgtccatcccctttattaatttggtggctcttctctgcattctctctagttccataatgtcttttcttaggattggcgcccaaaattgtactccatattcaaggtgtggtcttactagtgctttgtaaaggggcataattatgtttacttcccttccatccattgcccgtttgatgcaagataagatcttgtttgcctttgcagctactgcatgacattgggcactattgctaagcctgctgtctacaagcactcctaaatccttctccatcaaggattcccccaatatatctccatttaatttataagtcgcctttttattcttgcatcccaaatgcgtaaccttacatttatctgtattaaggatcagtaagggagtgcggcagggagacaccgcgtcaccatgatcagtaagggagtgcggcagggagacaccgcgtcaccaggatcagcgagggagtgcatcagggagacaccgtgtcaccaggatcagtaagggagtgcagcagggagacaccgtgtctcAAGGaccagtgagggagtgcggcagggagacaccgtgtcaccaggatcagcaagggagtccGGCAGGGAGACACAATGTCACCAAAGCTTCTCACTGCAACacgaagaattgttcaagacattgaattgggaagaaaaaggaatcaaaatcaacagtgaatatTCGAGTCccctacgatttgcagatgaccttgttatttttgccacaagcccagaagacctccagcaacaaataaGAGAACCCACTGAAGCCAGTAAGAAGTTATTCCTCCGTATGAACCTCAATGAGgtcaaagtgatgttcaacaaatgtgtcacctCTGCAAAGATCGATATCAATGGAttagaactagaagaagtcgaAGATTATATCTACCTTGGGTGGCAAATAACAacggatgggaaccttttgaatgaacgcaataggagaatgaagatgggatggaggcatttggaagaaacaagacaatatttcaaagGAATCTTCCACTGTGTCTCAAGAGGAAagtgtgtgacccgtgtatcctgccctcgctcacgtacggatgtgatgCTCGGACCCTAAATGGGAAGATAATTCAGAGGCTTCAGACATCTGAAAGAAGTATggatgggactcaaagtgctatTGAAAGACCAACAAGATGACGcccaaagtaagatgggaggagggatgtgttggagcgacgtggagaagagactgTAACCGCAGTATTTTCATATCAGGAACACAACCAagtgtcacatccatacgtgagcgaggacaggatacacgggtcacacactTTCCTTTAGagacacagtggaaggttcccttgtaaGATTGTCTAttttcttgttttatatatatattttgtatatatatttcttgattctctgtgtgggatACATTTTGTTCTACTTATGCTTATGGAACATGCACCAAACCATATTATCTTTTATtggaattatatataaaaatatatacacatacatatataaatatatataaacaaactatatatataactCCATTGTACTGTATACCATGCAGCGTGTCCACACTGAGtgtctcccctctcacacagtgGGACTTGGTGTGTGATTGGGAGTCTCTGAAGGAACTGGCTCAATCCATTTACATGATGGGGGTGCTGGTGGGGGCAATGGTGTATGGAGCCCTAGCAGACAGgtgagatactcagcatcattttACAACGCAACGTGTTCATTATTATTGTATACTGTAgatactcatcatcattatacagctagatcattatcagtgtagagagatactcggcatcattatacagcgcagcgtgttaaTTATCCGTGTATAGGCATATGCAGCGCCATTATACAGCGTAGCGTGTACATTATCACTGTATAGATACTCAGCGCCATTATACcacgcagcgtgttcattatcagtgtacagAGATACTCAGTGCTGTTATATACTGCAGGTTTGGACGACGGCTAGTGCTCCTGTGCTGTCTCCTGCAGATCGCTGTCATGGGCACGGGCACTGCCCTTTCTCCCAGCTTCACCCTTTACTGTATCTTCCGTTTCCTGACTGGCATGGGGATGTCCGGCCTCGTCATCAATGACCTTGGACTCAGTGAGTCTGTGCCAGGGGGCAATgtgatacagagcctggcacctctagggctggctaaggggtacagagcctggcacctctagggctggcaaaggggtacagagcctggcacctctagggctggctcAGGgacacagagcctggcacctctagggctggctcagggatacagagcctgataCCTCTAGCGCTGGCACAGGGGaaacagagcctggcacctctagggctggcacaggggatacagagcctggtacctctagggctggctaaggggtacagagcctggcacctctagggctggctcagggatacagagcctggcacctctagggctggctcAGGgacacagagcctggcacctctagggctggctcagggatacagagcctggtacctctagggctggcacagggatacagagcctggtacCTCTAGGGCTTTCACAGGGGATACTGAGCCTggtacctctagggctggcacaggggatacagagcctggtacCTCTAGGGCTTTCACAGGGGATACTGAGCCTGGTACCtctagggctggtacaggggatacagagcctggtacCTCTAGGGCTTTCACAGGGGATACTGAGCCTGGTACCtctagggctggtacaggggatacagagcctggtacCTCTAGGGCTTGCTCAGGGATACAGAGTCTGACACCTGTCTACCTTGgtgtttggtgtgcaggcttaagatactttggccaaagaatcaaactaaatgaccatatgtttttagtttagatatacatatatatatatatatatatatatatatatatatatatatatatatatatatatatatatatatatagaggtactttactgtgtatctgtgtgattggaagtagcattgggctctgtctgtgttctatgttctgtccttgattttatctatatattgccatgcccagcagcactccgttttgacactcatatgcaaatatatatattgtggttactttTGGGGTATATAAATTAGGAGCTTACTGTTTTTCTCTGTTATGCACCTCTAGGGCTAGCACAGGggtagagcctggcacctctagggctggacacagggatacagagcctggtacctctaggactggcacagggctGGCataggggatacagagcctggcacagggatacagagcctggcacctctagggctctcacccacacctaaCCCCTCTCTTGCAGCCATGGAGTGGATCCCTATGAGATATCGCTCCGCGGTAACAATGCTGCAGGGTTACTGCCTCACTCTGGGACAGATCATTCTGACAGGGATTTCGTACGCCATAACAGACTGGCGCTGGCTGCAAATGGCCCTGTCACTGCCcttcttcatcttcttcctcCTCACCTGGTACGTAGTTATCcgagagagggggagcgaaggaatgagagagggggagcgaaggaatgagagagggggagcgaaggaatgagagagggggagcgaagGAATGAGATAGGGGGAGCgaaggaatgagagagggggagagaaggaatgagagagggggagagaaggaatgagagagggggagagaaggaatgagagagggggagagaaggaatgagagagggggagcgaaggaatgagagaggggagagaaggaatgagagagggggggagaaggaatgagagaggggagagaaggaatgagagagggggggagaaggaatgagagagggggagagaaggaatgagagaggggggagaaggaatgagagagggggagagaaggaatgagagagggggagagaaggaatgagagagggggcgagaaggaatgagagtgggggagagaaggaataagagatggggagagaaggaatgagagagagtggtaaagatggaaagagagggggagacatggaaagagagggggagagacggaatgagagagggggagagattgaatgagagagggggagaggcggaatgagagaggggagagaaggaatgagaggggagagaaggaatgagagagagtggggagatggaaagagagagagtgagaaagagagggggacagggaatggagagagggagtagagggaaagggagagaggaaaagagatTGCGAGATGAGGGGCTAGGaacggagagaggggaatggagaaagagaatgagagagagggaaagagagacacgaggggagagagggaaagagggagggagtgggagagagaggaagggggcttcagagagagagaaattaaaAATTGAATTTATCTTTTATTAATTTatatccttctctctccctctgccctctctcattccctatgcctttctccccccccccccccctctcccccccgtagCTGGGTCCCAGAGTCCTCTCGCTGGCTCGCACTCACCCAACACTCACACCAAGCTCTCATTAACTTGCACCGCGTGGCCAGGATCAACGGGGAGAAAGAGGGCAGCTCTATCACCATGGAGGTAATAACTGCCCCAGCCTCATCGTTCTGCCCTGATCCCCGCAGCCCCCACCCCATGCATCACCATgtatctctcacctccctcttcctcctgtgCTTACCCAGATGTTGAGGCTAGAAGCCCAGAAGGACACCGCCTCAGTGACCTCACGACCTACTCCCTTTAACCTTTTCCGTACACCTGCAATGTGCAAAGTGACTGTTTGCCTCTCCCTGGTCTGGTAAGAGCTGCCCTCCCCTTCTATCTGttctgtgtatctatctctccctcctctctttttctcccccccccttcacttttttctttttcttcctccctcccccccccccattctctcaatcttcctctctcgctctctttctcaaTTCCTACCACGCCCTTGCTtacttcttccctctctctccctcgccccctctccttatctctccatctatcttgccccctcctctctccctcgccccctctccctatctcaccatctctcttgccccctctcccttGACCCCTCTCCCAATCTCTCCATCTCTTtcaccttcctctccctctcaccctatctcttcctctctttctccctctctccccctctttcttccccctctttctcccccctcttcctctctctctctccccctctctctcgggtAGTGTGTTAGTGAAGGTGTCTCTCttattgttatattgttaccaGACTGCTGACTTTTCAGACCGTTTCAGGGTCGCCTCGGACAAGGCCGCGGGAAGATTTCCCCTCGGTTTTGCCTGAAGACTTTTGCACATAAGTTTCTGTTGGTGTTAGCCGGTGTGTTAGCGGTGGGACAATTATTGAAGTTATGCACCTCCATCACCCCATCTGGGTCACCAGGAAACTGAGACCTCACAGGGACTGGCCTGGTTGGTGCCTGTGCGATCTGGGTGCCAGGGAACCCCACATCTGTTACTCATAATGCCCAAAACAAAAGAATCTAACATGCAGCATGCCACCACTCGGGACCGCCGGTGGGGACACCCAAGACCACTGCCCAGGCCTTCACCATCGGCTAACTCTTATCCAGCTGGTGCCCCACCTCTCTCCGGCATCCGCacaaactctcactctctctctctgtcatcaacacaaactctcactctctctctctgtcatccgcacaaactctcactctctctctgtcatacgcacaaactctcactctctctctgtcatccgcacaaactctcactctctctgtcatccgcacaaactctcactctctctgtcatccacacaaactctcactctctctgtcatccacacaaactctcactctctctgtcatccacacaaactctcacactctctgtcatCCACAaaaactctcactctctctccggcatccacacaaactctcactctctctgtcatccacacaaactctctctctctctgtcatccacacaaactctcactctctctgtcatccacacaaactctcactctctctctccggcatacacacaaactctcactctctctctccggcaTCCACTcaaactctcactctctctgtcatctgcacaaactctcactctctctctgtcatccgcACAAACTCTCTCTCCAGCATCCGCCCAAACTCTCACTCTCTATCTGTCATCCACAcaaactctctcactctctctgtaatctgcacaaactctcactctctctctgtcatctgcacaaactctcactctctctctgtcatctgcacaaactctcactctctctctgtcatctgcacaaactctcactctctctctctgtcattcgcgcaaactctctcactctctctctctctctgtcatccacacaaactctcactctctctccgtcaTCCACAaaaactctcactctctccctctgtcatccGGCCAACGCGCGCACCGTACACGCTCACATTACCCCGATGTGAGTCAGCGTGCAGCTCTCTCTCCCGCAAGCAAgcagcatggacgcggccttaccgtgcacctcaccactggaacagtctgccggagactctcacagccgccaccagtctaagtaatttcaaaactaaagctgtcccacatttgaatctggtctgtaactgtgtcatacgcctaaaagataaaatatgtaaaactgtgcatgcaatgtctttatacataaagtatagccctgctcacttaatgtaaccatgtatttgtaaccatgtatctgtcatcataactctgtgcccaggagatacttggaaacgagaggtaactccgaatgtattactccctggttaaacatttaataaataaataatgtaattcCCCCCTCCATCCAGGCTTTTAACGTGACGTTAATTCAATGTTCATTTAGTGAGCACAGTGTCACATTACGGTAACTGAGGTTATAGAAAATATTATTTGTGAAATAAGCGCTTTATGTATTTTAGATTTAATCTAATGAAGAATCTGCTTTTTATTTATGGATGCATCAGATGGTTAAAATAACGTCTTTTAAAAGTCAACgtttctctctcgttctctcccactttatctccccctctctccccctcctatcacctctctccccctatcccctTTTCTCCATCCCCCACCTttcacttctcccccctctccactcacctccctccccccttcctctcacctatctccccctcctttcacttctccctccctctcaccctcctcttttaaccactccctctctcacccacatctccccctccctcatctccccttctctcccctttccttccctctctcccactcctctcacctttccctccctctcctctcacctttcccgccctctctccccctcctcccacctctccctcctctcacctccctcccccgcttcctctccccttcctcccccttctctcaccactccctccctgtctccccctcctctcacctctccccccctcatccatcCTCTCCACCCTCCCTCATCACTTCTCACCCCCCCCTATCAGGTTCTCCAGCAGTTTCTGCTACTTTGCTCTGGCGATGGACGTAGAGCGCTTTGGAGTCAGTGTATATTTGGTGCAGGTGATATTTGCAGGCTCAGAGCTCCCTCTCAGGGTCCTGGGCACAGTCTTTGCTACTTATATTGGTAGACGATACACGGTCTCATTTTTCCTC includes the following:
- the LOC142465434 gene encoding solute carrier family 22 member 6-like, encoding MTLRDLLDKNSLFSLFHSLLVIILSAPLTLVATHNLMQIFTAAVPPYRCRSNHTQDQAHLPADPCIHYLTPLSNRTEPCREGDWEYDTSVYTATIVSEWDLVCDWESLKELAQSIYMMGVLVGAMVYGALADRFGRRLVLLCCLLQIAVMGTGTALSPSFTLYCIFRFLTGMGMSGLVINDLGLRLAQG
- the LOC142465435 gene encoding organic anion transporter 3-like; amino-acid sequence: MEWIPMRYRSAVTMLQGYCLTLGQIILTGISYAITDWRWLQMALSLPFFIFFLLTCWVPESSRWLALTQHSHQALINLHRVARINGEKEGSSITMEMLRLEAQKDTASVTSRPTPFNLFRTPAMCKVTVCLSLVWFSSSFCYFALAMDVERFGVSVYLVQVIFAGSELPLRVLGTVFATYIGRRYTVSFFLILAGLIILGSLAVTADLYLLFLPSLNESGPLPQILQFTDLCVESVDLIP